A stretch of Triticum aestivum cultivar Chinese Spring chromosome 1D, IWGSC CS RefSeq v2.1, whole genome shotgun sequence DNA encodes these proteins:
- the LOC123179782 gene encoding gamma-gliadin-like: MKTFLIFVLLAMAMNIATAARQLNPSNKELQSPQQSFSHQQQPFPQQPYPQQPYPSQQPYPSQQPFPTPQPQFPQQSQQPFTQPQQPTPLQPQQPFPQQPQQPQQPFPQPQQPFPWQPQQPFPLRPQQPFSQQPQQSQQSFPQPQPQQPQQPSILQPQQPFLQPQQQLSQQLEQTISQQPQQPFPQQPHQPQQPYPQQQPYGSSLTSIDGQ, translated from the exons ATGAAGACCTTCCTCATCtttgtcctccttgccatggcGATGAACATCGCCACTGCTGCTAGGCAGCTAAACCCTAGCAACAAAGAGCTACAATCACCTCAACAATCATTTTCCCATCAACAACAACCATTTCCACAGCAACCATATCCACAACAACCATATCCATCACAGCAACCATATCCATCGCAACAACCATTTCCCACACCCCAACCACAATTTCCCCAGCAATCACAACAACCATTTACCCAGCCCCAACAACCGACCCCCCTACAACCACAACAACCATTCCCCCAGCAACCCCAACAACCACAACAACCTTTTCCACAGCCGCAACAACCATTTCCCTGGC AACCACAACAACCATTCCCCCTACGACCGCAACAACCATTTTCCCAGCAACCCCAACAATCACAACAATCATTTCCCCAGCCCCAACCCCAGCAACCCCAACAACCATCCATCCTGCAACCACAACAACCATTTCTGCAGCCCCAACAACAATTATCCCAGCAACTAGAACAAACAATTTCCCAGCAACCCCAACAACCATTCCCCCAGCAACCACACCAACCTCAACAACCATATCCACAACAACAACCATATGGGAGTAGTCTTACAAGCATCGATGGCCAATGA